A stretch of the Rosa rugosa chromosome 5, drRosRugo1.1, whole genome shotgun sequence genome encodes the following:
- the LOC133712941 gene encoding uncharacterized protein LOC133712941 isoform X2: MDEIVAEGRWCFNDPNELINHTPLGSNAMKVRVDIPNKPEAFLWRPTPNMSCMEQAQGKTIAWPADKVVLQISQQSENEDNLSMPSSKNMNSIKCKLFNWSGKEEIVAEGRWFSNDPKMIVNDIPLGPNAMIVWVDIPTCPEAFLWRPTPNMTYIEDAIGTKVAWSANKVVLENSPNIEEVENISSPSSVNNNSKKKCNLLDFSGSGKIVAEGHWSSSDLGDLVHFVPLGPNATKVWVDIPRVPTAYLWRPTSELHCIEDAIGTTIAWPSDKVVML, encoded by the exons ATGGATGAGATTGTAGCCGAAGGACGTTGGTGTTTCAATGATCCGAATGAGCTTATCAATCATACTCCTCTTGGATCTAATGCAATGAAAGTGAGGGTAGATATTCCAAACAAACCAGAAGCTTTTCTTTGGAGGCCTACACCTAATATGAGTTGTATGGAACAAGCTCAAGGTAAGACAATAGCGTGGCCAGCTGATAAAGTGGTCTTGCAAATCAGTCAGCAATCTGAGAATGAAGATAATCTATCTATGCCTTCG AGTAAAAACATGAATTCTATCAAGTGCAAGTTGTTCAATTGGAGTGGAAAAGAGGAAATAGTTGCTGAAGGTCGTTGGTTCTCTAATGATCCAAAAATGATTGTTAATGATATTCCTCTCGGACCTAATGCCATGATAGTTTGGGTTGATATCCCAACATGTCCTGAAGCATTTTTATGGAGACCTACGCCTAACATGACATATATTGAAGATGCTATTGGCACTAAAGTAGCATGGTCTGCTAATAAAGTTGTTTTGGAAAATAGTCCAAACATTGAGGAAGTTGAAAACATATCATCTCCTTCG AGTGTGAACAACAACTCCAAGAAAAAGTGCAACTTGTTAGATTTTAGTGGCTCGGGAAAAATAGTTGCAGAAGGACATTGGTCTTCAAGTGATCTAGGCGACCTTGTTCATTTTGTTCCTTTAGGTCCTAATGCTACGAAAGTTTGGGTTGATATCCCAAGGGTCCCTACTGCATATCTTTGGAGGCCAACATCTGAGCTACATTGCATTGAAGATGCTATTGGTACTACAATAGCTTGGCCATCTGACAAAGTTGTTATGCTTTGA
- the LOC133712941 gene encoding uncharacterized protein LOC133712941 isoform X1 yields MRVYISPKSLDKCKLLDWCGMDEIVAEGRWCFNDPNELINHTPLGSNAMKVRVDIPNKPEAFLWRPTPNMSCMEQAQGKTIAWPADKVVLQISQQSENEDNLSMPSSKNMNSIKCKLFNWSGKEEIVAEGRWFSNDPKMIVNDIPLGPNAMIVWVDIPTCPEAFLWRPTPNMTYIEDAIGTKVAWSANKVVLENSPNIEEVENISSPSSVNNNSKKKCNLLDFSGSGKIVAEGHWSSSDLGDLVHFVPLGPNATKVWVDIPRVPTAYLWRPTSELHCIEDAIGTTIAWPSDKVVML; encoded by the exons ATGAG AGTATATATCAGCCCCAAATCTCTAGACAAGTGCAAGCTTTTAGATTGGTGTGGAATGGATGAGATTGTAGCCGAAGGACGTTGGTGTTTCAATGATCCGAATGAGCTTATCAATCATACTCCTCTTGGATCTAATGCAATGAAAGTGAGGGTAGATATTCCAAACAAACCAGAAGCTTTTCTTTGGAGGCCTACACCTAATATGAGTTGTATGGAACAAGCTCAAGGTAAGACAATAGCGTGGCCAGCTGATAAAGTGGTCTTGCAAATCAGTCAGCAATCTGAGAATGAAGATAATCTATCTATGCCTTCG AGTAAAAACATGAATTCTATCAAGTGCAAGTTGTTCAATTGGAGTGGAAAAGAGGAAATAGTTGCTGAAGGTCGTTGGTTCTCTAATGATCCAAAAATGATTGTTAATGATATTCCTCTCGGACCTAATGCCATGATAGTTTGGGTTGATATCCCAACATGTCCTGAAGCATTTTTATGGAGACCTACGCCTAACATGACATATATTGAAGATGCTATTGGCACTAAAGTAGCATGGTCTGCTAATAAAGTTGTTTTGGAAAATAGTCCAAACATTGAGGAAGTTGAAAACATATCATCTCCTTCG AGTGTGAACAACAACTCCAAGAAAAAGTGCAACTTGTTAGATTTTAGTGGCTCGGGAAAAATAGTTGCAGAAGGACATTGGTCTTCAAGTGATCTAGGCGACCTTGTTCATTTTGTTCCTTTAGGTCCTAATGCTACGAAAGTTTGGGTTGATATCCCAAGGGTCCCTACTGCATATCTTTGGAGGCCAACATCTGAGCTACATTGCATTGAAGATGCTATTGGTACTACAATAGCTTGGCCATCTGACAAAGTTGTTATGCTTTGA